The DNA window ACACTTCTTCCTCATTCCAAGAATTTTCAACATTTGCATGAAcctgatgaaaaagaaaaaaggaagaactttattctacagaatattaaaaataccaacAGAAGTTATTTTGCAGACTTAAAAGTCCACAGTCACAGGACAACTATAAAATGGGGTCAAATACTTCAGAGGTTTTCTCACGTCTCAGAGAAAAACATCTATTTCCTTACTGCTGGGACTGGCTCTTGctagattaaaaatatattaaacaagGAAATTTAGATGTTAAGCGAAACTGTAACATTATAAGCCATTTACAACAATTCTGTTATAAAATCAGGTAATTCTGCACATTCCTAtgcacagcagaaaagcagatgtATTCTTCAGACCCTGCAAATTTAAATTCTGTACACAAATTGAATAAACCTGCAATTTGTTTTTAGTTTGTTACATTTGGAAATAGTTTAGCATAATTTCCCAGTTTTGCTTTATCTCCCTAGTCCAAGCTAGTTTGTCTCTTTCACTACTGACATCAGatacacagaatattctgagttgaaagggacccaaaaggtccaactcttaagtgaatggctcACAGAGGGATTGAgcccacaaccttggtgttacGAGCACCAGgctctaaccagctgagctaatctcagggttcTCATTAGAGAGCTTtaccagaaaaaagaaagaactcaGGACCTTAACAATTAAGAAGCTTGGATATTAAACTATTTTCCACTTTCAGGTGGACTATTGCAACATGACATGCCTTGAAAGAGGTTCACTAGCAATACTAGCAAGTGAGAGTTTTACAATATCattaaaagcaatttcttaGTAAAAGCATCAGTGGATCCTTTAGTATTACTAATTTTAAGTGTGAACAATTATAGTTTCTTGCTGTCTTCCATAGTTTTGCCCCTCCTGTCTTTCCCTTAAGCTCATTTTTTCGTGCTAGCCCTTTCAGAGTTTGTGGACCCAATCTCTGTTAATTTGttccatttgattttatttccttagtgcgctttcctttctgttctatCACACCTCTCTTTCCCATAGATTTTATGGGCAGAATGGCAATGCTGTTTTTCTGgcagtgctgcttctctgctACTTTAAAAGTGACAGTAAGCTGCCTCACTGACAGACAGGAGAATCAGACCCCCTTCTAAAGGATGACAGATTTGTCAGAGATTGTTTCAGGGTTACGCAAGACCAATTGTTCCTGGGAACTGTGAGTCAATCTCTATTGCCTGCAAGAGATTATGGtcacagaattttaaatgaatagTCATTTTACCACTGGTCCAAAATGTTAAAAACtatcagcattttcttttcctttttttttaacatagatGTATCTGTAATAATGATCACAGTATCTACCCTTATACTTTTCATACTCGTAAATGCACTTATGATATACATACTTCCCCCATATGTTAAGTATACGTAGAGAGGAACATACCTCAGaattttcctgctgttgctcTTATCCTGTCTATCCTACATTCTCCTTGTGTATATTACTATCAGGACTTTCAGTAGGACACATCCTTGACTCTCCCTACCACACAAATGTGACTGCAGTTTGACCCACAAGATGAGCAAAACGCACGGATGTTTCTTTTAGTCTCCTTATTTGGCACCAGCTGTGCATAAGATAACACATTACATTCTGTGCTGAAAACACTAGATCAAACTAAGAAAACATATATATCGTATTCAGGAGCCATCTGCACACAGCAGAGGCCTTTTTGGCTCACTGACCCAAAGACTGTCTCACCTGTTGATACGCCATGTTGAGGAACAAGTACCGCTCCGATCTCCTCATGGGTAAGCACAGGCTGTACACCACGTGCACTGTTGCAAAGAAGAAACTGAGCAGTCCAAGCTGCTTTCGACACTGGAGCCAGTTGTCCAGCCAAGGTGGAAACCGCCGATACTTAGTGCCATAGTAAAGCTGGTAAGCAGCTGCAAGAAGTCCTGATAAATACACTAGAGAAAGTAAAGTGATTGCAACAATTGGCAGAGTCTTGTTCACGATCTCAATGGGAATCTTGTAAAAGTCGCTCTGCTGGCTTCTCATGTATGGATGGATTACATCTCTGATGAACGAatagatgaagaaaaatgttgccAGGCTAATCGCAATCAGTACAGGCCCCTTCCACAGGGTGAACAGTCGCAGAGGCAAGTTTTCAATTTCCCTTGAAGACGTCAATGCCCCCACATCAATAGGAATAAAACTGAGCTTACGGGCAAGCTCAATAACTTGATGGCGAGCCTGAACATTGTTACTGCATATATAGACCTGTTGGGAAAGTCAAGGCAATTGTCTGTAGTCACAGAAAGAGACTCAAAggtaaaaaatccccaacaaaacccaacaaaaacctTAAGGTCCTTCAGATCAAAACTATGACACTACTGCTAAAACTGTACACTGTTATCCCACCTCATATCACCAAGATGAGAATGAAATCACATAAAAATCCAGCCAAAGTGCAAATATGCCCACTGATTTAGCaaaacagtaaacaaaaattGGCTTTATCTTGGCATTACTGATGAGCTGACTGTGGGATGTCCTGCAATCTGCACACTGAAATCCCCCATACTGAAATGCCTACAGGACTGGATTGAACTTGAAACAATGgctaaaagcatttcagaaaatcaCACGTTCTCTCAAAAATACAGGAATCTTGAAAGATGACCCTAAAACAGCTGTAGCATAAACAGAATGCAAAGCAGAGAACTATGTAATCTCTTGATATGTAATAATTTTAACTTCATTTCACAATCCAGACTTCCATGGATTCCAGATTTGAATGTTTATCAGCAAAGATAAAAACTAGAAGCCAGACAATAACTAGTTCTAGAGACCAGTTTAttacacagtgaaaaaaaggCACTGCTACAAAGTACTTTAtggttcttttaaaatttacaatGGGCTACAGTTTACCCAACACTGTTTGCTGATCATCTGCATTAGAGCAAACATGATCTGTTTTGACAGAAGTGAATTACTAACTGTGCAGTGCTATTCTGAAAGGGGATAAAAGGAGTCTGGcgaggttatttttaaaattacgCTAATTCTGTATTAATTGCATTCCATTTAAATCTACCTGAAGAGTCAGAAAACTCAATTTAATCTCTCAAAGTAGTCACACTGCACCAGTCATTTCTCATGTATTTCTCAGAGCCCATAAAGCTGTGAAGGACTGGATTCCTGCATAGGCTTAAATTCTTTGTATCACTTCAGCAAAGCATGAAAAACATAAAGATGCCTTTTCTATATGCAGGATGGATTTAGGGAAcatactgggaaggaatttgAACATGATGTTCTCAAGTAGTCCTGGATCTAACAAATCTTAGAAACATGTGTGCCTCCTTCTGTTTCCTCATATTTATGATTTTGGGGCAACTAAAAGCTACAAAATTTCTTTCAATCCCTTTGCTGCTATTTGAAGcaagtatttttagaaaagctGACTCCTAAGCCCTGGGATCAGGAGCTCAGATTTCTATGCATCTTTTTCAATAGTTTATCCCAATACCGAAACTCAAATATACTGGGAAAGACTGTCTCTATCCTGGTATATAGCATAAGGATAGACGTGAACGTATTTCCTatggaaaacattaaaaccCAACTCCTCCCATCTGTATGTAGTCATCTAAAGGTCATCTGTCTACTCTAAGATCGTATCCATGTTTCCCCTGCAATCTTTAAAGATAAACAGGCAACTCAGGGAAAAATTCGGACCACTTAGTCTATGTCTTACAATGGGATGAACTCGACTCTGAAAATTTTATTGGCTACTAAAACATAGGCTAAAGGCCCACTCAGCATATTAGGTAAGTCAAGCAAAACGAATCTCATGAGTTCTGGCTGCTTACATTCAGTTCCTGTCATTTGCATCCTACAAGAAAGTTAAATTTATACAAATAATAGCACTTACCTGTCTGCTGGCATCCTTCGGTCCTAACTGCAGTGACCAAGCTGAAATTACATTGAATCCTTTGACAATCAGGGAATCAGGAAAAAGCGATGCCAAATACTCTGCATTGGAGTCCGGATATTGGTCTACTCTTGTATTATTGCTGACATCAATCAGAATTTTACCAGCAAGTAAATGTTTGAGGTCCCACAAAGAGATGTAATGTTCTCTGTGTATGGCTATAAAAATGATGTTTGTTTTTGCTACTGCATCTTCATGATGAGTGACATCAACCACATGGGGAAAGAACTCAGCAGCATGTTTAGGGTTTCTGCTTCCTACAACCACATGGTACCCACATCTGATGAGTCTAATTGTCAATGACTTAGCGAAGTCTCCACTTCCAATGATGCCTATTGTGACCTTACTGGCATCCTTGATACCGTTAGCAACATTTGGTAGAAAAGTTTCATTGAGGTTCTTGGGACTCCCCATCATAGAGATTGATTCCATATTTCCAAGACACCAAACCTACAATGATTtcttcggggggggggggaagagaaaagaaaaaagagaaaacaacagaaggaaaaatgcaaCATCATACAATTATGAGGCATCAGAATCCATAAACACCTCTGGAAACAAAATCTTTGCTTCTGAGTTCcatattatattttcttcttaataagTACGTGCTCTTCAATTTTGTCTTGCAATGTGTCACTAATAGAAGGAGcaataagaaatataaaacactTCAAGCACTTCAATAATACAGCTCCATTagtaaataatatttctttcatcttctccTATTCCCTGTCTTCCACCCTGGAATGCTAGACCACAAGATAACTTTGGGCTCATGAAACTAACAgtcaacagaaaaatgagaagaaatatgTTAGAAAAACTGGCTAACTATGGAAAATGTTAGAAAGTAGAGAGCACTGGCCTGGGATTGGCATGAGGACAGCTGAGTTCACGGAAGTTGAACTCCATTAAAAGCTTATCAGGTTATTACTGTGATATCTTCTATTGGTCATGAAGGAAGGGATGCAAAAGTCTCAAAGCTGCAAATGTCATGGCTACCACCATGACAGACATCCAGCTGTCAGCCTGGAAAATGGGCTGCCCACATGGATCCAACGGCAAAGACAAGGGAAATTTATCAAGGCCTAGTCGTGAGATCACTAATGACATTTCTAGGTCAGACTGCCAGGTCTGGCCAAGGATGTATAAGGATTAACTGTGGATGCAAGGGTAAAGGATTCAAGGCCATAGGTCACAAATATGCTTAACAGAAATTTCTAACCAGGTAAGTGAGATAAGTCCTGGACACAAACACATGGGACAGCATTCCACAAAAAACTAATGGCAGGAAAAGACAGATTTCATGCAATAATAAAagggaagatatttttaagactCAAATTCAGTGCAGTAAGGGATGCTTTGAAGAAGGACAGAGGCTAAGGctcaatgaaaaataaaagaaatactacTATATGTTTggagagaagtggtcacagaaCTGCAATAAAGCTGtaacaaagacattaaaaaacaacccccagTAGGGAAGTCTTCACATGAAACCAGTTATGACGTAAGTGGTTATGCACtgttgtggtgggttgaccctggctgaaAGTCAGGTGCCCAAAAAGCTGgtctatcactccccttctcagctgggcaagggagagaaaatgtaacaaaaatgagttgagataagggcAGGAAGAGATCACTCACTAGATACTGTCataggcaaaacagacttgacttggggaaattaactgaatttattaccaatcaaaatTGGATCAGGATGatgagaagcaaaacaaatccccaaaaaagcaccttcctcccaccacttcctccttcctgggtttaacttttttccccaattctccacctcctcccccaaagcagtgcagggagatggggaatggagGTTCTGGTCAATTCACCAcgttgtttctgctgctgcttcctcctcaaGGAGAGGAGCCCTTCCCTTACCccagcatggggtccctcccacaggagagtCCTCCATGCACTTCTCCAActtgagtccttcccacaggctacagttcttcacaaactgctccagtgtgggccCCTTCCACGGactgcagtccttcaggaacaagctgctccagcaggggTTCCCCAcggggtcacaagtcctaccaggaaacctCTACACAGGTcgtgccaggagcctgctccagagtgggcttcccacagggtcacagccttcTTTCAGGCATCCACTTGCACTGGTGTAGggctccttccttctctgctctaCCATGAACCtacctgggctgcaggggacagGCTGCTCTACCATggctgcaccatgggctgcaggggaatgtCTGCTCCAGCATTTagagcacctcctcctcctccttcactgGCCTTGGTCTCTACATTGTTGTTCCTCttacatattctcactcctctcttctgtggccacaattacttttttcttcctttatccTACCTAtattatcccagaggtgctaccaccatTGCTGgtgggctcagccctggccagctgtgggtccctcccagaCCCAGCTGGTACTGCCCCTTCAGACACAGGGTAAgattccagcagctgctcacagaagccactcctATAGCAGTCCACCCCCCTCCCGCTACCAAAGCCTTGCCAGGCAAACTCCATATAATATTAGAACAGGAATGAATTCTGAAAATGAAGGAGGCAATGAGGGAAGGCAGGTTAACAAGCAGCAAAGAGATCCACAAGGTTGCTGATTTGAGAGCAATCAAAAGCAGAACACATAGAAAGGAGGAACCAAATGAACCTCTTCCTGAGCCACCATGCAAGAGGTGATATGATGGTACCTAATCATCAGTGGGGTACTTTACCCAGCCATTGGCTAGGAATACAGCATGTGTGGTGAACAACCTCCCACAattaaaagcagctctgtgtttcAGAAATTGGAGGAAGCTACTAAAAGAATGGGCACTCTTCATTTCAGCTTTGACTAGAAGGGAAGAACTCATCGAAACTGAACTCAGATGCTAAAGATGGAAAGCAATACGTGAAACTCACCACAAAGTCAGTATTCCAAGAAAAGATTCTAACAGTGAATCTTTCTGGCAGAGGCAGACCACAGAGATTTTTATGTACGGACTGAAAAAAGCCTTGACTTCTTTCTTACCATGTGACCTGGACTGTATCTAACACATGATCAAACTATTTCCTGCACCACGATGGATTAACAGCTAGGAACATAATGAGAATGGCTGTATTTTGATCAGATAAGAGATATAACTGGATATGACAGAACATGCATGCGTTTACCATGCGATTACAGAGGCCCACTTCAGTTCATTCCATGTGACATGAAGGTGCTGCAAAACTTTGGGATTGAAAGGAAACACCCATGAGGAAATGGGCTACCAGTACCATTTAACCTGCTGCAGCTCACTTTCAGTTTTAGTCCAAAGGATCCTTAGGAGAGTGCACATATAGGAACTGGACATGATGAATTACTCTGGCGAGCTGAATTTGGCCCACTGGCCAAAGTTTCTCACTCCCTTTCTAAGGAAAATACAATGTgagtaaaagaataaaaataacagactTCATACAAAAACCTCAGAGAACAGGTTGACATGACTCTAAGGTAAGTAATCCAAAAGACAGAAGAGAGTAGAGAGCTAGCAGTAACTGAAAGGGACTATATTAAATGCACAATGGTAATTCAGAGGAAAGACTGTTTTAACTAAAACAGGAGAGCCTTAATGATCTAAAAAATtacacaataaataaataaataaaggtttGTGTGCATAGCTAAGGAAcagtaaaaaaagttaaaaagacaGTGCTATTGCGTAGGGATAAAATCAGAACAATGGCACAGAAGTGAGTTGCAACTAGTGAAGAACATACACGGTAACAAGTAAAGGTTCcataaatacaataaaaaacagaagacagaaggCAAAATTCATAacttcagaggaaaaggaataaattataAGTGATACAAAGTAGGAGAAAGTGTTAAAAGTCGTCTTTATTTCAGCCCTCAGCAGAAAAGTTAACCGTGAATGGCAATGTAATGAAATTCTTTTTACAGGGAGACAGAAGGTGACGTCAAAGTCAAAAAAGGTAAATTAAGAGTAAAGGATAAAGTTAAAGATTTTAAAGTCAGCAGACACATAAGAAACCAACTCTTGGTGCTTAAAATGCCAATTAAAGTGACATCTTGAGAACTCAAGAGAAGATAAGACAGGCAGACTAGCACATTCCATTAAAAGAATGGAGGAGGAAGACTGAGGAAAGCAAAGAGTTGTTAGCCTAACTTCAGCCTTTGGACAGATTTTACATCAAGTTATTGAGCAATCCATTTGTAAATAGATGGGAAGCAGATGACAAGAAGTAGCTGAGGTGGGTTGTTCAGGAACAGActacaacaaaaaacaaccttCTTTTACAAAATATATGCCTTCAGagttctaaaaaataaaaaaaaattacataaatttgACATTTGCTCTTAGATAAGCTAAGACCACCACAGCGCTGTGTAAGCCAGACGGTGACACTCGTGAAAGATTGCTCTTGGAAAAACaactgctggaggaaaaaaccGAACAAGCGCAAGCCGGGCGGGCACCGGGTGTGTGACCCCTGCCCGGGCGGGCACTTACGGGGCGCGGGGCTGGCGGGAGGCCAGGGGCGGGCCGGCGCCCCCTCGGCGGGCTGGCGGGCGGCAGCGCGGAGCGGGGATCCAGCGCAGGGCAGCTCGGCGGAGCCCTGGTCCGGGCCGGCATCTCCAGCTGCAACGACAACACGCCGTGACATCGCCCGCCCGGCCCCTCCGCCCCCCGGCACAGCCggggcagtgctgccaggcccgcccgccgcggggcgggggctgccCGGCACCCTCGCGGCTGTGGGAGGCCGGGCCCCTCCGCTCCGCTCCGTGGGGCCCCGGCACCGCCAGAGCCTGTCCGGAGCCGGGGGCAGCCGTGGCGCAGCCGCCACCACCACGATGGGCAGCGGGGAAAGCCCCGCGCAGCTGGGCCGGGGAGAGCCCGGCGAGGATggggcccggcccgccccggcgCCTCTCACCTCCACCCGCCCGCCAGGAGCTCCGCGCCGCCGCTCCTCCTCACTGTCCGGCCCCGCAGtgccgggcgggcggggaggcGGTGCCTCTCCTGCCGCCGCGACCCGCCCCCTGCGGCCCTTCCGGCACGGCCggggaaggctgggagggagccGGGGGTCTTAGTGGGTGACGGGTTGACCGGTTAACCATGAGTCGGCAGTGTGCCCTTGCTGCCAGGAGGGCCATcggtatcctggggtgcatcgGGAGGAGTGTGGCCAGCAGTTTGAGGAAGATGATCCTCCCCCTCTGCCTGGCTTTCGTGaagccacatctggagtgctgtgtccagttctgggcgcctcaaaacaagaaagacaaggagctactggagaggaTCCAGCGGCTAGGCACAAGATTAGGGGTCTGGAACGTCTCTCATGAGGAGagtctgcaggagctgggcctctttagtctggagaagagaagactgagaggggatctcattaatgcatataaatatctcaaagcTGGGTGCTAGAGGATGGTGTCATACTCTTTTCGGTGGTTcctagtgataggacaaggagcaagctcataaattaaaacacatgAAGTTTCACCTTAACACAAGGAAGTGACAGAGCACTGTCACTGccaagttgcccagggaggtcatggagtctccctctctggagacattcaaaacccacttGGATATGTTCCTGTGTCACTTGCTCAAGGTCACTCTGCCTTGGCAGAGTGGTTGTACTAGATGGTCCCCAGAGGTCCCTTgcaaccctaacaattctgtgtttctgtgattctgtgacagtaCCAGGGGGCAGCAACATGTGGGGAGAGGGGTGTGGGCAGCCCCCCactgccctcagccccagctATCATCACTGCTCCAGCCCCAATCCCTCTGGCCTGCACAacacccccagcacaggcagagccagACCTGGGTCCTGCTGACACAGCGCGGGTACTTGGCCGGTCCCCAGGCAAGCTCATGGCCCTGAGGGCAAAACGCACCTCCCagaccctgccctgcctcccctgccctggcccaggtgGTTCTTCAGCAGGAACCCGCCACCAGCCTTCTTTCCTTATCCTCTCCTGGCAGAAGGGTGCTGCTGCAAGCGgtgccagctgcagggctgcaggtgaGGGATCAAACCATCCTATGTCACAGAAtggctgggttggaaggaacccaaTGAGCATGAACTAGTTGTTCAGATCTCCTTCCAATCTGACTGAATGTTTCCAATGATGGGGTGTCCACCACCCTTCTGGGCAgtctcttcctgcttttcacCACCCTTGTAATTTCTGAGCGGGTGTTGGGTGGTGCTCTCTGGGCCTTCCAGGGTGTGGGGAATGGGGATGTTGCTCCCCATGTTTCACTGTGTGACCACTGTACTCTGTGCAGGTGGGAGTTGTGCTCTAATTTCAGTGTTACACAAGATGAGAAACACAGGATTCAGCCACATAAAAGCAAAGCTAGCCCCAAGATCTGAATTCTATGTTGTTTGGCAAGGAAATTTCCAGTTGAAGACAGATGGagctttttcctgaaaaagcacagcttctgattttaacattttctcaTTTACCAAATCAATTCTATCTTTCATTAAGAAATGCTGTATATGTGACAATGCATAGCCCTCAACCCTTTgtatttattgcatttaaaaCTGACCAACCCACGTGAAGATGTATGTCTTTCATGTTGCAGCAAAAAAACTGACACATGCACAGATGATTGAAAAGAAGCCATATGATCACACTGAAACACTGAACATAACTGTTTTCATCCTTCGTGTGTGCATGCTGACTTGTTTCTATAGTGCATTAATTGAGGACTTCAGCTGAATGAACCATACAATCGATTCAAACATTTGTTTCAATATATAGTCATGACAACCATGCTGTAGAATTTGAAAAGAGGACTGAGACACTTTCCTGTTGTAGTTCAGAAGCCattcttcccccttcccaattcttaaataagtaattttattgacattgaaaacatatattttaaattattttttaatttggcaaACAGGAGCACAGAAATTCTATTGCCTAATTTTCCAAACTGCATTTTCAGCTCCAAGACACTGAGGACTGAGTCAGTACTCCACAGAAGTAAACAAAAAGGTGACTTCATTGGCAGACTACTCAGAAAGGAATTGGCCTTTTCCACGATGAGAACCAGCATGCCAGCTCTTCAGTTTCTTGCTCTaatattctccttttctttgctgttgatTCAGAGGTCATCATCCTAGGCTTGTTTTTCGGTAGCCAGTACAGCTGCAATAGTATAAGCTCAAAAATTTTAGTCCAACCAACAAAtgtatcaaaagaaaaaagcagcatgtTCTTTCCTGCATTATTTCTGGCTGAAATACTACCTTATGTGACTCTTGTTACCAGAAagttatttacattaaaatggGCATATTTAGTCATGAGACTAACTCATGCACCTCAAAATGACGATGCATCATACGCAGAGTAGTCACAATCTTataattcttaatttatttgaattaaaGCCTTAATAAGAAGCTTGTAAATCTGAATGTTTGTCATTGTTTTCCTGCAGGactttttttacattattacTGCAGCATAAAGTCTTAAACAGAAGACTCAGACCTTTAGGAGATGATACATTAGatctgtgttcattttttaacaAGAAGGGGGCTTTTTTCTTACGCAGGTAGTATATGGTTAACGATCCTCGATTTGTTACCTGTTTCTTGTGAAGCTGTTTGGCCTGTGAGCACTCACAAGCCGCGTTTTCTTGGGAAAGAGTCACAGGTTCTGCCTTCCAGCCTGCACTATGTAGCGTGTGCCAGTTCTGACTCTGGTCCTTTATTCCTAACCCAGTTGGGTTCCCATGGGTGTCATTCAGTGTTATTTGTCACGTACATTGttcatttcttcttcagttgtttctcctttcctgtgTGCAAACCTACCTGGCTTTAGCCTTTGGCACAGCGGTAAATGAGGGAACTTTTGAGTCATGGTCATTTATTTACCAGCCTGTCGAACAGACACCACTAACTTGGTTTCTAGTacattcaaaaattaaaatcaaggcAGTTTGATGGACTTAACTTGTTCCTATGCTTTCCTAGCACCTTTTTGAGGTTTTGCAGTTTGAAAATTCTTGTTTGAAATTGGAACTAAAACAACTACAGCCTTCCTTCCATTGCTGTGTAAATGATCTATTCAAGCAGGAAAAGCATAGATGGCCCTGTTTTGCATAGAGATTAGCATGAGAGCAATGGGTATATAAATACCTTTTATATACTTAAACTCTCAGCAAAATTGGACCATGTCTCTTTAGTGAGAGGATGAAATTGGATAGTTACAGGTCTCTCAAATTATGTACAAAGATCTGTGGTCAGCATAATTCTCAGATACCCTGTTAAATGGGTATCTTAAACCACCTGTTAGGAAAGGGGGTTACTTTCTCTTAGCAGGTGTTTTTTTATCAAAGTAGGGTAGcagtattatttctttctttacgGGATGGAACATAACAAAGGCCTTTCCAATTGGCAAATGGAACAGATATTCTGGTTCTTCCTCTTGGCAATGGGAAAGCAAAGCCCTGGGGATTTCACCATGGCAAGagagtgaaaacaaacacaaaaaaattttacttcctATCAGGGCAACAAACCCAAATACAATAGTTTTTGGCATACTACCCTCAACAAAGCTAATTTCGTAACTTagcagaaaaatacagtgtttccCAGCCAGGAACATTCAGACCATCTAATTTTTTCTTATGGCAGCCTGCaattaatctaaaaataaaacttttaccTCTTATCCATTCTTTATAAGAACAAAATGGATCTGCAGAGATCTGATGTAATtgtttacttgaaaaaaaattttttttgttaaataaagatattattaaaaccccaccaccaccctAACCATTAattaaacaaagaacaaaaataaatggtgAATACCTCGACTAAAATCTCTTCTTTCAGTCTTTGGGTTTCATCAATTTGTGATGTCCCCTTTTCACTAGCTCTCTGGGTATCACAACCTTTTCAGACCCTGTAGGATCTAAATTTCAGTAGccaaaagcaaggaaagaagcACAAACTGAAGtagatgaaagaaaacacttaGATATTCTTTTgagaaggagaggggaggagaagagtgaagagaagtgaaaaaaatgtaacaaagaaaaaggaaaggaaaaagaatagagaaaataaagaaagacagaatgaagaaaagggaagaaaaaccccTATAATGCACATTTAATAAGCTGTAGTTGAGAAATACTGGCAAGTCACGGGAAACAAGACAAAGTATCTCCTTCTTCACAAGAGATATTACAAACTAAGGGCAACTAGAGGATTGTTCCAAGCTCTGTTCTCCACCTTCCTGcccccctgaaaaaaaaaatccagtagcAAAACAGTGAGGAttgtt is part of the Chiroxiphia lanceolata isolate bChiLan1 chromosome 1, bChiLan1.pri, whole genome shotgun sequence genome and encodes:
- the STEAP2 gene encoding metalloreductase STEAP2; translation: MESISMMGSPKNLNETFLPNVANGIKDASKVTIGIIGSGDFAKSLTIRLIRCGYHVVVGSRNPKHAAEFFPHVVDVTHHEDAVAKTNIIFIAIHREHYISLWDLKHLLAGKILIDVSNNTRVDQYPDSNAEYLASLFPDSLIVKGFNVISAWSLQLGPKDASRQVYICSNNVQARHQVIELARKLSFIPIDVGALTSSREIENLPLRLFTLWKGPVLIAISLATFFFIYSFIRDVIHPYMRSQQSDFYKIPIEIVNKTLPIVAITLLSLVYLSGLLAAAYQLYYGTKYRRFPPWLDNWLQCRKQLGLLSFFFATVHVVYSLCLPMRRSERYLFLNMAYQQVHANVENSWNEEEVWRIEMYISFGIMSLGLLSLLAVTSIPSVNSALNWREFSFIQSTLGYVALLISTFHVLIYGWKRAFEEEYYRFYTPPNFVLALVLPSIVILGKIILLLPCVSRKLRRIRRGWEKSRVIEEVSGSVPHLSPERITVM